AGTTTATGTGCCCTGATCTGTGTTATTGTTATTGGCAAGCCCCGGGTGTTTCGCCCAgccttgaagcaaaaaagacaTGCTGGCCACTCGTGGTACTGCGGCGAAAAATCCAACGCAGCCGAGGTTCAAGTTCCAATGCGGAACGAGGATTCTGGCTCGGTTACGGTAAACGTAGTAAGAGTATGTGGAAATCCGCCTGGCACTAAAGACTTGATGTCAGGCTGAAGGGAATTACAATACATCTTCTTCGGATGGTTGTGAGCCGCTCGTCAGCTCGTGGCTGCGTCGGCGCGATGAGATGTTTAAAAGACTGAAGCAGAAGATGAACGAGGAGCAGGTTGTGGTTGTTGACGTtttgctctgagctaacaggctaagctaacaaAAGGCTGAGCTGCTCAGGCAGCTCGGGTATGTGGTCATTCATTCGCAGATAGTTTGACAGTCCTTCTTTATTATTGCGCGATGGAGTTCATTTCACCACCTTGACAAAcgacatcttaaaaaaaagtgacacacCCAGTCAGGGACGGTGAAGCTTCGGTCCGACCTGATAGTGTTATTAAActgttcttgttttattttaaatgttctcgTCCATATCATTCATCTAAATGTTCAGTAAcatgctttattattttaatattattttaataaataaaagttctTGAACttctttcacttgttttttctttttccatatcAAATATGTGGGGCatgaatgtttttcattaaaatacgGGGCTCTGCAGTGTTGTGGAAATATTCTTAACGTGAAACTGTTTCATAACAGAGTCACCATGCAGTCTTCAATTAATTTACATATGAAAGTCTGATGATTTTGTGATATCAAATTAACTATGAACATCCAAAATACCAACtattcatcaccattaataAGTTGAATTTAACTAACAAAACGCAAATGAATCTCACGTCATAAAAGATTGAATTAACTTTTAATCCATTATAAACAcatttgctgtacttcagtccacatacagtaaacatacatgtgacatgctcatcagctcGTCTATTGGGGAAACTACATGTGGCTCTTCAcgtttgtttaaattttttgataggacccccttgaaaatgaaatgatacaTCTCAAAGGGCAATACTTaataaattcaattaaatataatatttataaatataagtgaaatcaaaaagctgaggtggATCAAGTGGTGAGGCTATATCAATGGTTTAAATCCACACATTGCATCTGATATGCTGCAacatgtgtaaatatatatatatatatatatatatatatatatatatatatatatatatatatatatatatatatatatatatataaactacaAAGTAAGTAAATGGTTAATGAAGTCCTGACAAGTCAGGTGACTGTTGGAGGAGATGGCTTAAGAGAACTCTCGGTGATCATCCATGGAGTAAGATCTTATGATACATCATGAGCTGAGTTCATGGCTCAGCTGTTTCACGGTTTCACGTCCGAGGCTAGTCCCGTAGAAGTCTGATTAAACATCCGTGAAGTCCACTAGCATAGTATGTAGCGTAGCATTCATGAACGCGCAGAGCGATATCCAGAACGCGGTTCGCACGTCCTCATAACCCAGAGGCACGATGGGAGAAACGCtacaagtttgtttgttttctttggttagTGTATATAGTAAATAATAGCGGTGCTGAGGCACACTccataccagttggtggcggtaatgcaccaatttgttgtttgccaaccgccaaagAAAACCCAGAAGAAGAGAAACGCTACTGCGCAGAATCAGGTAGCCCACATCCGGGAAGTAACACGGAAGTCACAAAACTTTTTCTGTCTGGGCAACATCCGGTATCTAGGTCttaattagtaaatctatgatccaactgctgctgctgagttaCAGTGAGTGGACACATCATGGAAACGACAGGAGTAGCACTTTGcgtcatatttcatttttttgcctcAGTGACGTCAACAGAGTCGTTGCCTCAACTCAATACGGTAAGTAACAAGGCGGCTAATAAGAGCTAATATGAAGATGTTGATGTTAGCATCGCGTTACAGTTCACTATACTGACTGGCAGATATTCTGGATTTAACCCTCACCTGTCCCTGtggtttcttttccttttcatttgtaacGGTTACGGTTAGGAAACCGTCCTGATTAACGTGACAGCAGGGACACTGGCGGACACACAGTTGCAGGATTCCAACAACTTGCAGGTGCACAGTATAAACAAACTTCTTGAGGAAAGGTCTAGTGTGAAGTTctatgaataatgaaatgcGACAAATCTGCAATCAACAAAACGCTGTTGCTTTTTCTACTTCCAGATAAATTTAAACATATCAGTGGGTGAAGAGTTGGTGTTGGTCAATGATGTCCCAATAGAACTGTCAGGTGTCACCAGGTTCAACTGTCAAGCTCTTCTTTGtgagtttttacatttaaaggaaACTATAATGGAACTCAGTAGATAGCATACCTCCCAAAGACCCAACAGTCCCTCCTTAGTGGAGTTAATGACTATTTTATTTGTCCATATCAGTCTGTCAGTGCTAAtaaatttgtgtatttttttttaaacagaacaatCAAAGATGAATATAACTCTTTTCTGTTGACACTTAATTGGTTAATGAATGTTTCATTcctaatcatttttattgataaGTTACTGTTGTTTAACTGAGTGGCATcttaaacattttgaattccTAATGGAAATCATCAGAGAAATGTCACAATCTTCATAATAcactgatttgtgttttctccagtGGACAGCTTCAATGGCAGCAGTGAGTTTGAATCTGGGGAGCTGGTGTCCACTGTCACCCGGGTCATGGTGAGCCAGAACCGGCTGTACAGCAGCTCTGAGGAGGTGTTGGCTCTGCAGGTGTTCAGTGAAGTGATAGAGGTGGAGGGCAAAGAGGTAGACACCTTCCTTGAATCTAAGTTTCCGTCTTGGGTCTAAATATGACACCTGACCATGATAACTGGAAACAAACACCCACAGAAACTTATTTCTGTTGGACGAAAACCTCAAAACTCGCAACCTTATCAATATTGTGAAAATATTGTCTGAGaattaaaaagtgtgtgttccagtcaaaaaatatttgtgtcattttgttacCCCTTAGTTGTAAGTGGCTTTGGGTAAAATTTTGACAAATGAGTAAATTAActgtaaataagaaaaaaaagaaaaacccaaatacCTTCTGCAAAGTTATAGGTTCCATTGTAGTTAAAAGACTTCCAGTTGCTGAGAGGGTGTGTTAAAAATATAAtctgtcaacatgttttttaaatgtgttcctGGTGAGTTCGTTAGCATCACTTAAGCATTCTGTATTTGTATATGAAGGTCCAGCAGCCTGACATGTGTGAGGTGAAGATACTGATGAGCCCAGATTTCCAGAAACTAGCCCAGTTTACCAACATCTACCCTATTGGCAACAGTGAGATCTTCAGGGTTCCCAGGGAGAATGACGTGGTCGTCACCGATCCACCAAATCCTAGAAAGAGTATGAAGACATGGGTCTTTTTCTGATCTTAATTACTATCATGCAGATAAACTGGAgcttataatttttttaaatttcttctaCACTTTTTAAATCAGATGAAGATCAGCTGATCTCTCAGACAACCAGCCAGTACCCCCTGAAGCACACAGAGACCACCATGGAAGAGACTGCAGCTCCTGGAAAGCTCCCAGAGACTCCTCTACGTACGGACCCTGACCTGCTGTATGACGGCAAATACGATGATGAATTAATTGACCGAGAAAAAAGCCAGCCGGATCAGATTCAGATGGAAACTCCCCCCAAAGAGCTGATATCATCTTACTCAGTAAGCAAAGTCTGATATGGTTGATGATATACACAGTGCATTGACAGCGTGTAGCTGTTACAGGAGGAAAGATGTCAGTGGCACATCTTTTGttcatgaaaagaagaaaatttcATTTTATGGATGCCAAACGGGCTGGTGGGAGTCAGTTGGAAGATGCATAGAGGGAAAAGCCATTTTATCTGTAGGGATGCACTGAAGTGAATGTTATACCACTTTAACTCCCAAATTACAGTGTAGACCAAGGTTTTTTATACGCGGGTCGACCTGCTTAAAATCGGCtattggccactttcacacaccagggtctgatgatcgccagAAGACGCGGTGCGTCATGTTTTGACGTCATGATGTTGGTGAACGCGCCGGAAAACAGTGTAGTGATAGGTGGTGTTCAAATAACAACAGTGtcgtaaacaacagaaagcagccagcaAGGAAACCAGTGAGACGGTGGCtaacgttaccttatatcttgtacttttgtcactttttcaaagtatacaaactcagcgcagttaCCAACGGAGACAAGCCTTTATTGCCTCCGTCATggcgcaaattagcgcgttcacctgggtgtgacattcacatcaatgctgattggaggtgaagccgattattacacgggtctattgcagagtcatttgacccggggctgaatgccgattaaacgttttcaaactgcagaaaatgccgTGTGTTAGCggttttaaactgttttttggccagtgtgaaaggggctccTCCATCACTCATGTGTTTTGGTGTTATACTCTCTGTAGATTACTGTTTTTAAACATGATCTTATTAAAGGCAaccagtctttgttttttcatagcTCACCATAGTGCCACTGCTGATGTTTTGAAACTGGGATGTGGCAGCCCTAATGTCAACATCAAGGAGTCAAACGGAAGTTGGCCAAGTTtgactgaaaaataatattgcacTTACACATCATAGAAGCCCCCAACCTCCAACAAATAATGttagtattaaaaaataatcttgtCTGTATGAAAGCCCTAATGCTTTCTATCAAAAAATAGCAGAGACCAGATACTATTCACAACAAAATTAGcattttagatattttaaaGTTGACTAAACCCCTCCATCAAAGAGCAGCGTGTAATAGCTTTCATTGGTTTAGTCTTATTATAAGTTCATTATATTTACtcttttgataaaaataaatgaaatcatagTAAATGCGCAGGGAACATTTTAGTGATATTGACCAGGAGTTTACTGTATTGTGTATATCCGATGTCTTATATTAGCATAAAACCTCATATTTTAGAGATGACCATAATGCAAACAGCCTTCCCTCAAAAGAAACTGTCAGTACAGGGTTTTATTAAGTATTAAGTATTATTTATCAGCCACACAGTATCATAAAGTAATATCTGAAGCCATTAGTTTGCACCTCAGCTGTCAGCAAGTCATACTCAAATTTTAATGTACATCAATGTGATCAAAGCATTGTTTATAAACACAGTAACCTGTTTCCTGTTCACCACCTCATTCAAATCTAGACCTCTGATCATCACTTTTGTGACCTTTTGTTAAGGTCCAGAATAAACATGGTGGGTGTGAGAGTGCCCTTAAACATT
This sequence is a window from Scophthalmus maximus strain ysfricsl-2021 chromosome 18, ASM2237912v1, whole genome shotgun sequence. Protein-coding genes within it:
- the ginm1 gene encoding glycoprotein integral membrane protein 1 — protein: METTGVALCVIFHFFASVTSTESLPQLNTETVLINVTAGTLADTQLQDSNNLQINLNISVGEELVLVNDVPIELSGVTRFNCQALLLDSFNGSSEFESGELVSTVTRVMVSQNRLYSSSEEVLALQVFSEVIEVEGKEVQQPDMCEVKILMSPDFQKLAQFTNIYPIGNSEIFRVPRENDVVVTDPPNPRKNEDQLISQTTSQYPLKHTETTMEETAAPGKLPETPLRTDPDLLYDGKYDDELIDREKSQPDQIQMETPPKELISSYSAMCQWMEQVREHLRRFCAESLPLFFLVMWVVVIGVFGSAVIVKILDMFFPTCEHKHIFHSNPMTLMPEEEKHTLLESIETEVEGEEKNP